Proteins from one Thaumasiovibrio subtropicus genomic window:
- the cheY gene encoding chemotaxis response regulator CheY, protein MKILIVDDFSTMRRIVKNLLRDLGFNNTQEADDGLTALPMLKKGEFDFVVTDWNMPGMQGIDLLKHIRADDELKHLPVLMITAEAKREQIIEAAQAGVNGYIVKPFTAATLKEKLDKIFERIQ, encoded by the coding sequence ATGAAAATCCTCATTGTTGACGATTTTTCAACAATGCGCCGAATTGTGAAGAACCTGCTTCGAGACCTTGGTTTCAACAATACGCAAGAGGCGGATGATGGATTGACTGCACTTCCAATGCTTAAGAAAGGTGAGTTCGACTTTGTCGTGACTGACTGGAATATGCCTGGAATGCAAGGAATTGACCTTCTCAAGCACATCCGTGCCGATGATGAGCTGAAGCACCTACCTGTGCTGATGATCACAGCGGAAGCGAAGCGTGAGCAGATCATTGAAGCTGCGCAAGCAGGTGTGAATGGATACATTGTTAAACCATTTACAGCCGCAACGCTTAAAGAAAAGCTGGATAAGATCTTCGAACGTATTCAGTAA
- a CDS encoding protein phosphatase CheZ encodes MVSLDQAKELVTLLEDGRQEEADALVGQWVHDTRQPIFEEVGKLTRQLHDSLTNFQLDPRISDLATSEIPDARDRLTYVIEKTEVAANKTMDAVEETFPIADRLVDHLQQVRPEWDKLMGGRIELNEFKALCHTIDQLLQQVEQDGGELRTQLTDILMAQDFQDLTGQVIRRVIDLVKEVEEQLVEILRAFGLDEAQAQAVISPTEQKKATTAPEGPIIDSSQRDDVVESQDDVDDLLSSLGF; translated from the coding sequence ATGGTATCACTCGACCAGGCCAAAGAGCTTGTAACCCTGTTAGAAGATGGGCGCCAAGAGGAAGCTGACGCGCTGGTTGGCCAGTGGGTTCATGACACTCGTCAGCCTATCTTTGAGGAAGTGGGGAAACTGACCCGCCAACTTCACGACTCTTTAACCAACTTCCAACTTGACCCACGTATTAGCGATTTAGCGACATCAGAGATCCCTGATGCACGTGATCGCTTAACATATGTTATCGAGAAAACGGAAGTTGCGGCGAACAAAACCATGGATGCCGTGGAAGAGACGTTTCCGATAGCCGATCGCCTTGTCGATCATCTTCAGCAAGTCCGCCCTGAGTGGGACAAGTTGATGGGTGGACGTATTGAACTCAATGAGTTCAAAGCCTTGTGCCATACTATCGATCAGTTATTGCAACAGGTTGAGCAAGATGGTGGTGAGTTACGAACCCAACTGACCGATATTTTGATGGCGCAGGATTTCCAAGATTTGACCGGACAGGTTATTCGTCGAGTGATTGACTTAGTCAAGGAAGTAGAAGAGCAATTGGTAGAGATTCTCCGAGCCTTCGGTTTGGATGAAGCCCAAGCTCAAGCGGTTATTTCCCCGACTGAACAGAAAAAAGCAACGACTGCGCCAGAAGGTCCCATCATTGATTCATCACAACGCGATGACGTGGTTGAATCCCAAGATGATGTGGACGATCTGCTATCCAGCCTGGGCTTTTAG
- a CDS encoding chemotaxis protein CheA, which translates to MSFDLDEDILQDFLIEAGEILELLSEQLVDLERSPDDIDLLNAIFRGFHTVKGGAGFLSLTELVDVCHGAENIFDLLRTNKRELTPDLMDVILQALDTVNEMFGHVQNREPLEAADQELLDALHRLSQPPTAEELAGEVAEPEVIEAPVVEPEPVVEAPVVPEPAASAAIEGNSVDEITEDEFERLLDELHGSGGSPSAGTTSAPAAQPEGSVVDQIKAESGDITDDEFERLLDELHGNGKGPGENDAPTPPPVAATPTPPPAAPAASGSGDDLMTDDEFERLLDELHGNGNAPGPSAEELDFATRPAEPVPAKPAPKPAAPKPAPAAVAPTPKPAPKPAPEPQKAPPVAAKKAAPPAKAERNAPANKPVQQEATVRVDTSTLDTIMNMVGELVLVRNRLVSLGLNTNDEEMSKATATLDVVTADLQGAVMKTRMQPIKKVFGRFPRVVRDLARSLKKEIVLEMKGEDTDLDKNLVEALADPLVHLVRNSVDHGIEMPDVRESNGKPRIGTVLLGASQEGDHILLTIEDDGGGMDPEKLKGIAVERGVMDAEAASRLSDTEAFNLIFAPGFSTKKDISDISGRGVGMDVVKTTINQLNGSISIDSELGKGTRIDIKVPLTLAILPTLMIGVSEQPFALPLASVSEIFNLDLTKTNVVDGQQTIIVREKAIPLFYLQDWLIAPNKPKNDRSKGHVVIVHIGHQRIGFVVDTLIGQEEVVIKPLDNLLQGTPGMAGATITSDGHIALILDVPNLLKRYAGRV; encoded by the coding sequence ATGAGTTTTGATTTAGATGAAGATATCCTTCAGGACTTCCTGATTGAAGCTGGCGAAATTCTTGAGTTACTCTCAGAACAACTCGTCGATCTGGAGCGAAGCCCAGACGATATTGATCTGCTCAATGCTATCTTCCGAGGATTCCACACGGTTAAAGGCGGCGCAGGTTTCCTTTCTCTGACAGAACTTGTCGATGTCTGTCACGGCGCAGAAAATATCTTCGATTTATTAAGAACGAATAAGCGAGAGCTGACACCTGATTTGATGGATGTCATCTTACAAGCGCTTGATACGGTCAATGAAATGTTTGGCCATGTTCAAAATCGCGAACCGTTGGAAGCGGCTGATCAAGAACTTCTCGATGCTTTACACCGCTTAAGCCAACCGCCGACGGCAGAAGAGCTCGCGGGTGAAGTGGCTGAACCTGAAGTGATCGAAGCGCCAGTGGTTGAGCCTGAACCGGTCGTAGAGGCCCCAGTTGTACCCGAGCCAGCGGCGAGTGCAGCGATTGAAGGCAACTCTGTTGATGAGATTACCGAAGATGAGTTCGAACGCTTGTTGGACGAACTTCATGGTTCTGGCGGCAGCCCAAGTGCAGGTACGACGTCTGCACCTGCTGCGCAGCCTGAAGGCAGTGTAGTTGATCAAATTAAAGCAGAGTCGGGTGATATTACCGATGATGAATTCGAGCGCTTGTTAGATGAGTTGCATGGCAATGGTAAGGGGCCGGGTGAAAATGATGCGCCGACACCTCCACCGGTTGCTGCGACACCAACGCCTCCACCCGCTGCGCCTGCAGCATCAGGAAGCGGTGATGATTTAATGACAGACGACGAGTTTGAGCGTCTGTTAGATGAACTGCATGGTAACGGCAATGCGCCGGGGCCGAGTGCAGAAGAGCTAGACTTTGCAACGCGTCCGGCCGAGCCTGTACCTGCAAAGCCGGCGCCTAAACCAGCAGCTCCTAAACCTGCCCCGGCTGCCGTAGCACCTACGCCTAAACCCGCACCAAAGCCTGCGCCTGAACCGCAAAAAGCGCCGCCAGTTGCGGCGAAAAAAGCTGCTCCGCCGGCAAAAGCAGAGCGCAATGCACCAGCCAATAAGCCCGTTCAACAAGAAGCAACGGTGCGTGTTGATACGTCAACACTCGATACCATCATGAACATGGTGGGTGAACTCGTCTTGGTGCGTAACCGACTCGTGAGTCTTGGCCTTAACACCAACGACGAAGAGATGTCGAAAGCGACTGCGACATTGGATGTGGTGACTGCCGACCTGCAAGGCGCTGTCATGAAGACGCGCATGCAGCCGATCAAGAAAGTTTTTGGCCGTTTCCCTCGTGTCGTTCGTGACTTAGCGCGAAGCTTGAAGAAAGAGATTGTGCTGGAAATGAAAGGGGAAGACACCGATCTTGACAAAAACCTTGTCGAGGCGTTGGCTGATCCTTTGGTTCACTTAGTGCGCAACTCTGTCGATCACGGTATTGAGATGCCTGATGTACGTGAGAGTAACGGTAAGCCACGTATTGGTACCGTGTTGCTTGGTGCATCGCAAGAAGGTGACCATATCCTACTGACCATTGAAGATGATGGTGGTGGTATGGACCCAGAAAAGCTGAAAGGTATTGCCGTAGAGCGTGGCGTCATGGACGCAGAAGCGGCTTCTCGATTGTCTGATACCGAAGCGTTTAACCTTATATTTGCCCCGGGTTTCTCGACCAAAAAAGATATCTCCGATATCTCTGGACGCGGTGTCGGCATGGATGTGGTGAAAACCACGATTAATCAGCTTAATGGTTCGATTAGCATTGATTCAGAGCTGGGCAAAGGCACGCGTATCGATATTAAGGTGCCATTGACGTTAGCTATCTTGCCAACCTTGATGATTGGTGTCTCAGAGCAACCATTTGCTCTACCGCTCGCCAGTGTCAGTGAAATATTCAACCTTGATTTGACGAAAACGAACGTTGTCGATGGTCAACAAACGATCATAGTACGTGAGAAAGCGATTCCGCTTTTCTATCTCCAAGATTGGCTCATTGCACCGAATAAACCTAAGAATGATCGTAGCAAAGGGCACGTTGTTATCGTCCATATTGGTCATCAGCGTATTGGTTTTGTCGTTGATACCTTGATTGGCCAAGAAGAGGTGGTGATTAAGCCGCTTGATAACTTGCTGCAAGGTACGCCAGGTATGGCAGGCGCGACTATCACAAGTGATGGTCATATCGCCCTTATCCTCGACGTGCCAAATCTATTGAAACGCTACGCTGGTCGCGTTTAA